GCTTGACGTTGTTCACGGTCTTTGTGACCTGCTGCAGGTTCTCGCCGGCGCAGAAGTGGTCGTAGATGGTCCAGCGCAGCAGCCTGTTCAGCACGGGGTTCCTGTCGGGGTTGAAGAGTGCCATCTTGGACTTGGCGATGaagtggaggaggggcagggcGGGCTTCATgagcagcggcgacgacatGAACTGCGTGAGGACGAGTGACCGCACAAGAGCCAGCGTCGGTAGCCTCGACAGAGGCGATCTCCCTTGCGTGGATGAAGCCGCCGTCTGCATCGTCTTGGCCACCGGCGTGAcggtggtggttgtggcagcggcagcggcggcggcggcggtactGTTACATCTCGCCGCGCCCTGCCGCCGGAGGGCCCCGAAGAGAGGCACCGGCGCCTGGTTACACACGACGAGTCTGGCAGGCATCGTGATAACTTGGGAAAGGCTTTGAGGGTTTGGCGAGACTGAGGCGCAAAACTAGTTGAACGGATGGGAGGAAAGGGTGTCTGGGCACCAGTATTTATCATTCAAGGACGGCTACGGGCGGCATAAAACTCTCTCTCGAATCGAGTCGCGGCCGAGCCAGACTATCGTCGAAGCATGTTCTCCGACGCCAGGGGAGACCCTCTTCCACCCCACCATCCATCGACGTTCCGACACTGGGTCTTTGCGCTCTGGGGAAAGACAGACTGACTGCTACCGTGTTACGTTTGGATTTTGCGGCTCTGCCCCGTCCATCTTGCTACTGCGGCCCATTTGCCGCTGAAATCATTACTTCACAGGTGGGTAAGACAAGATTGTCCATCAAGGGGGTCATCGAGATGCCATTGGGTCCATGATGAGATCGGGGTCCTCTGACAGGCCCGTTATCGGGAGCTTTTGAGTTTAGATCCATGAGATAACAATGACCAAGTGACCAGAATCGGGGAGGGTCTTGGACCATCGAGGGGCACCCCCGGAAACGGCAGACATCGGTGTGCGCGTTCCGACATGTCGGATCGGCTGCGCTAAGAATGTCGGAAGAGCAtcccgacgacgccaagcCTGTAACACGAGGCCTCGGTCTCAAACGGTGGGTGTTTTGGTTCACCTATTTATGCAATTTCTTCGCCAAAAGGCATAAAGAGTTCTTTAACAACCTGGGCATTAACACGTTTGTATGCTCACAACTGTTCTATAACCTGTTTATGCTGCGGATACAACATGATTGGGCAGCTATAGGCAACCGTGCCATAGATATAGTGAGAATATTGAACAAAGTGTCAAGCTGTCCCAAGGGCTTTGATTCACAAAACGGAATCAACCGAAAATGCGTCTCAGCTAGCAACCTGGTTCAACTCGGCCAACCGACAGATCTGCTCCAACGCAAGAGTCCGACGGCAGTGCCAAATTGGTAGGCTCAGTTGACTGGCGCAGATGCCACGACTCAAACATGAGACTGCTAGCCGCGTTGACCGGAGAATCGGCAAATTAAAAAAAAAGCTAAAATGGGAACAAGACAGAGAAAACAGATAAGAGTTGTTGACTCGGGGTGGTGTGAGGCGCAATTTTTGGAACCCGTGCTTGACTTCTGCATGAAAATTAGCATTCCGCTGCGGGCTTCAAGTACGGCTCTGGACGAGGATGGGACAGTTAGACAAACCACACATAGGTTGATTGACTCAGGGACCCAAGGTATCCAGCACCTTATCCTCCAAGTGTGCGCCGTAGATGGGCGGAATATCTAGCACACCATTCTGCAAGGTTACGTCGTTCGTCCCCGTTATGTCCTCTGGCCAAACAAACGTCTCGCTCCCGTCGATCGGCAGCTGAGGCGATATAAAGAGTATAACAGGCACCGTCACGCGATACTTGAATCAAGTTAGTCAAAGAAACCAGCTTATATACAGCTGAAGTAACCCACCAAAGACGTGCGGCCCTCGGGCTGCCGAACCGTAACATCGACATGAAGGACATGGCTCGTCTGGATACCGAGGGCAGCCACATCCGGAGAGCACCTCTTCGGTTCCTTTGGCAATGGGAGGTTTTGCGTCATCTTCTGAACTCGTCGGTCTTCTTTACAATCACAATTTTGGATGGATATGGCCCATTCGGCAACTTGTCTGTCGCCCGTGAAGGCTGCCAGTCGGTGCGTCCCACCCGTCACTTCGTGGGACTCGGACAACCGGCATCGGGCTCGAAGCacttccaccccctccttcAGGGCCGTCACGGACATCTCGAGTGGTATCGTCGTCCCCAGTGCGACGGCACGATGTGCGATCGAGACGGAGTATCGCAGGGTATCTGACCACGTCCCTTCGATTGTGACCGGGTCCATCAAGGTGAAGGCCGAGTTCGATAGGGCGCGGTTTATGCGAATCGTCCTGTACGTCTGCGGCGGTGACGCCGAAGAACTGTTCCggatcgtcgtcgcccccaGCCGATACGTTATGCTGCACCGGCCGCATCCCTGGAAGGTCTCTGTGGTGTCACCGGGAACCATCAGGACGAAGGGCCACTCAAAAGTTTCCAGACCTGGCTCATCTTCCGAGACAATTCTATGGCCGTGGTCGATGAGGAACGGTGGCGATTCCTGTTCAAATACGCTGATCGTACGACAGGAGTCGGGCGTGCTGGAGTCGGCATCATGTTCACTGGACATATAAAGCGTCAGAATATGCCCCAGTCGCGAGTTTTCGACCATACCTACGTGTGCCTCAAGAAACCGTTCATACAGAGGCGTACGCCAAGCACCTTGTGTCCAGCAGGTAGACGCAACCTGACTGTTCCTTGAAGAGGCTGTTCTGTCGCCTCTTCAGGAGGCCCTCTGAGAATCACAAAGTCCTTTTCTGTCCTGCTCACATGGTAGATGGTCAGCCAGAAGATCGTACAGAGTGGGTATGATGCGAAGTTCTGACCGAATCGAGATGTGCGCGTTGCCCTCTGCGCCTACTAGTCGGGACAAGAATGAAAGCATCGAGGCCAGTGTCTTCCGGGCCGGCTTTCGAGGCGAATGTTCCACAACGGTGATAGATGCATCGTGATACTTTTGTCAAATGAAGAACCGTCCTTAAACAGGATCTTAATATGGCGATGCAGTCGATGTACGTAACAAGGTCGTCTCATCATGACAATGAACGAGCGAGAAGACGGGATTTGATTTCCGCCCGATCCTAAAGACATTTCAATCGCAGGATGGAAATGTCCAAGGCAACAAGAGCAAGGACCAGATCTCAGTTACTGTTCGGCGGAACTGCGAGGCCGAGTTGACGATGCCCAGGACTGGCGAGGGTCTGACTTGCATTATACTGGCGCTGGGACTGTTTCCTAAAGAAGCAATAGCTCGCGCAGGTAGACGAGGTCTCCAAAGATGGGGGGAGGTTGGGGGCCTGTCGACACCCAAGAACACCTACTTACACGACGGAATATAATTGCCGCGGGCTTCTGTTAGGTAACCAAGCCACAAAGATGTCGCCGTCTCTACCATCTTAGAGCACTGCCCCGTCTTCACCCAACAGCCAGGCGCGGAGTCTTGCGGAACGATgcggagccggcgccgggacTGGTTGTCTCGGTGATTACAGGCATCTCGTAATGTATGTATGTGACTGGTGATGGAAGAGAAGCCATGTCAACAACGCCATTCGTTGAGTGACGGAATCCATTTTTGACGGGCGAATCAAgtccgtcctctctctcgtccAGTGCCACGGCTTGTCTGTCTTCCGGGTGGTAGTGTAAGACTAACTGACTGCCGGCGATCCCaccccatcccatcccatccccatcATTTGACCCTGGagcgacgccgccatccaaTCCGGTTGGAACCATGGCCGGCTAACACACTTGTTGGCTCTTACATAAGAAGCAAGCATGGAAGATGGCTTGTTACGGCATCCGGGTTAGCTGCATCTCGACGTCACATGTCTTGACATCCCCTTCCATCCCCCCCTTCACAGTACTCGAAATTTTTTGGATTAGAAATTGGTGTACGGTGAAGACTCATCCCTCGTGGGGGGGatttcccctctcttcctttcgGTCAAGCACCACATATTGATGGTGATGCCTTCGCTCTGATGCCTGTGCATCTGCTAAGCAACCAAAGGGCAACATCAGGTATCATATTTCGGAAATTGTAATCCTGCTATTTCTACCACTGCCCTCGTCCTGATGTGATATTCATCAGGTGATATTGTTATCATAGCGTTATCGGATCTAGCCGCAACTCTTCTGATAAGTAGTCGCTGCATCCATCCATACCGATCTCAAAACccgtcctcttctcttctggAATCCCAGTCTCCTTCTCTTCACAGTTCCAAGTCCTGTCGTTGCTTGGGGCCAGTCCGATGCTCACTTCGGCTCTCCTGCTTGCGCCGTCCATCCCAAACATGGCCGCCCTCCCGGCCTACGGAAACTACCACCAcgtccagctcgccgaggccttcAACTCGGAGCTCGACCAGAGGCTCGGGCGTCGCCTCTCGCCCACCCCGGCGCACCTCTCCCGCGTCGTCTACGTCCCGAAGCACAAGGACGTCACCGCCCATCTGCCGCTGTACGACGTCTCGGAGAATTacgccaaggccgtcaagggAGAATTCGTCGGGGGCAGCCGCTACAAGCTGAACCTGTCCATGATGAAGAGGCCGAACGGGGACGGCACCGACGGGGAGGTCCGCTATCTCGTCAACTTTGGGAGCGGcgctgccgaggacgaggtgaTGGTTGAAAGGAGAGTCCCGACGCATAACGGGCCGATGGTCAGCATGTAAGTCTGTTGAGCATATTGCACGGTCGACCTAGATCTTCAGGGTAAACAGACAGAGCTGACATGCATCACAGGCATCTGCCTCGCGAAGGCAACGGCGACTTTCGCGTCGCCTCGCTCGACCCGACGCAGACCATGCAGCTCGTCGTTGCCAACTCCTTCCCCATCCCGGACAGGAAGATGCacgcggccgcgccgccagTCCGGCACCCGTGGTT
The DNA window shown above is from Colletotrichum destructivum chromosome 2, complete sequence and carries:
- a CDS encoding Putative arrestin-like domain-containing protein gives rise to the protein MLSFLSRLVGAEGNAHISIRTEKDFVILRGPPEEATEQPLQGTVRLRLPAGHKVLGVRLCMNGFLRHTEHDADSSTPDSCRTISVFEQESPPFLIDHGHRIVSEDEPGLETFEWPFVLMVPGDTTETFQGCGRCSITYRLGATTIRNSSSASPPQTYRTIRINRALSNSAFTLMDPVTIEGTWSDTLRYSVSIAHRAVALGTTIPLEMSVTALKEGVEVLRARCRLSESHEVTGGTHRLAAFTGDRQVAEWAISIQNCDCKEDRRVQKMTQNLPLPKEPKRCSPDVAALGIQTSHVLHVDVTVRQPEGRTSLYRVTVPVILFISPQLPIDGSETFVWPEDITGTNDVTLQNGVLDIPPIYGAHLEDKVLDTLEVKHGFQKLRLTPPRVNNSYLFSLSCSHFSFFFNLPILRSTRLAVSCLSRGICASQLSLPIWHCRRTLALEQICRLAELNQVAS